The Fundidesulfovibrio putealis DSM 16056 genome includes a window with the following:
- a CDS encoding tRNA dihydrouridine synthase produces MTPPIGPQFPWLAPLAGYSDLPFRMLCREYGAACAVTEMVSSKGMVYFSPGTKDLLATCPQDSPLAVQLFGAEPEMFARAMDMLLDQGFTLFDLNCGCSVPKVAKTGAGSALMRTPDVLRGIVRVMVAKAGPGRVGVKLRSGSSAEDLSVFNIAKSVEEEGAAWLCLHPRHARQGYSGTARWELVKELKERSNVPVIASGDLFTAQDAHRCLAETGADGVMFARGAMYDPAIFRHFLDGSTAPASGPEIARLIERHAALIREYGRPERALLRMRSIVPRYVRNLLGARALRQEVGSCMSWEHLADITGRIAEAKPAPGPEHHLQIRENWDDRS; encoded by the coding sequence ATGACGCCACCAATCGGTCCCCAATTCCCCTGGCTGGCCCCCCTGGCCGGATACTCCGACCTCCCCTTCCGCATGCTCTGCCGCGAGTACGGGGCGGCCTGCGCCGTCACGGAGATGGTCAGTTCCAAGGGCATGGTCTATTTCAGTCCCGGCACCAAGGACCTCCTGGCCACCTGCCCGCAGGATTCCCCTCTGGCCGTGCAGCTCTTCGGGGCCGAACCCGAGATGTTCGCCCGCGCCATGGACATGCTCCTGGACCAGGGATTTACGCTGTTCGACCTCAACTGCGGCTGCTCCGTGCCCAAGGTCGCCAAGACCGGCGCGGGCTCGGCGCTCATGCGCACGCCGGACGTCCTGCGCGGGATTGTGCGGGTCATGGTGGCCAAGGCCGGTCCGGGGCGCGTCGGGGTCAAGCTGCGCTCCGGCTCCAGCGCCGAAGACCTGAGCGTCTTCAACATCGCCAAGTCCGTGGAAGAAGAAGGCGCGGCCTGGCTGTGCCTGCACCCTCGCCACGCTCGCCAGGGCTACTCCGGAACGGCCAGATGGGAGCTCGTCAAAGAGCTCAAAGAGCGCTCAAACGTGCCGGTCATCGCAAGCGGGGACCTGTTCACCGCGCAGGACGCGCACCGCTGCCTGGCCGAGACCGGCGCGGACGGCGTGATGTTCGCGCGCGGCGCCATGTACGATCCGGCCATCTTCCGTCATTTCCTGGACGGGTCCACCGCCCCGGCCAGCGGCCCCGAGATCGCCCGGCTCATCGAACGCCACGCCGCCCTCATCCGCGAATATGGCCGCCCGGAGCGTGCGCTGTTGCGCATGCGCTCCATCGTGCCCCGCTACGTGCGCAATCTGCTGGGGGCACGCGCGTTGCGCCAGGAAGTCGGTTCGTGTATGTCCTGGGAGCATCTGGCGGACATCACGGGCCGCATCGCTGAAGCCAAGCCGGCCCCGGGGCCTGAACACCACCTTCAGATCAGGGAGAACTGGGATGACCGTTCGTAG